From Lates calcarifer isolate ASB-BC8 unplaced genomic scaffold, TLL_Latcal_v3 _unitig_1917_quiver_1929, whole genome shotgun sequence, one genomic window encodes:
- the LOC108891290 gene encoding 39S ribosomal protein L27, mitochondrial: protein MAALASLMLKPRAGLLVPGQSFLLDSVRFASKKAGSSCKNIGGNSPGRRYGFKKQDGNFVHAGNILATQKVMRYHPGAHVGVGTNKTLFALEDGQVRFTKEVYIPKPRSWRYTRLISNLPKGAVLYKTFINVVPLKQEGKFKLVDMV, encoded by the exons ATGGCAGCGCTGGCGTCCTTGATGCTGAAGCCCCGAGCAG GTCTGTTGGTGCCGGGTCAGTCCTTTCTGCTGGACTCTGTGAGGTTTGCCTCAAAGAAGGCTGGTAGTAGCTGTAAGAACATCGGAGGAAATAGCCCTGGTCGGAGATATGGCTTCAAGAAACAGGATG GAAACTTTGTCCATGCTGGTAACATCCTTGCAACACAGAAGGTGATGAGGTATCACCCAGGAGCACAT GTGGGGGTGGGAACCAACAAAACTCTCTTTGCTCTGGAGGACGGCCAAGTCAGGTTCACCAAGGAGGTCTACATCCCAAAACCACGCAGCTGGAGGTACACACGGCTCATCTCTAACCTGCCAAAGGGGGCTGTGCTCTACAAGACCTTCATCAACGTCGTGCCACTGAAACAGGAAGGCAAGTTTAAACTGGTGGACATGGTCTAA